A segment of the Streptomyces sp. ITFR-21 genome:
GGCCCTGGCCGCCGCCGCGCGTTCCCGGGCGGCCTTGGCCTTCTTCGCGGCGGCCGCGGCCCTGGCCTCGGCGAACCGCTTGGCCCTGGTCGCGTCTTTGGCGGCGTCGGCGACGGCCTGTTCCCTGGCGGCGGCCAGCGACGCGTCGATGGCGTCCTGTTCGAACGCGGCGGCGGCCTGCCGGGCGCTGTCGGCGATCGTGACGGCCGCGAAGGTGCCGGTGTCCGTCGTGCGGTCGGGGCGCGTGTTGTCGGCCATGGCCGGAGCGGCCGCGCCGCTGAGAGCGAGCGCGCTGACGGCACCGCCGACGAGTCCGGCCCTGCGCACCCACGTGGGGTGGCCGGGCGCCGCGTGCCGCCGGCGGCGGGTATGGGGAGGCGAATCGGACGTATGCGTCCGTAGCTGGTTCGGGGACATGCGCTCCTGGCTATCAGGAACGGTTGGTTCCGTTCAACAAAGGTGGGATGCGCCACACTTGACGTGTTCACGGCCTAACTGACCGTTTTGCGATCGTGGCCGCCGACGGCTTTGCTCCGGTTTGGGCCGGCTGGCGGCGTATGCGTTCGTGCGCCGGTTCACGCGCGCCAATTCCGCGCTCCCCAGGCTCAGTCGACGGCGCCGCCGCGCGCTACCACGGGGTCCCGTCCAAGGCCAATTTGCTTCCGCCTGCCGCCGCTTGATAATGCGCGCACCTCTCTGACCAGCGGTAATACCCGGGGTTGGGCGGGGAAGTGGGTGTTTGGGGCTCATCGGCCGCATGATCACCGCTCATCCGACTTCATGATCGTTCGCCTCGTGGTGGAGATCACAAAGCCGGGGGCGTACCCCGTGTCGCAGATCACAGACCGGGAGGCATAGGATGCAGGCGACTTGGGCTTGTGAACTGCCTCACATAGACGCGATCTTCGCGGATCTGTGACCCGGCGAGCGCCCAGGCCACGGTCCGTACAGGTCAGTCATTGTCGACTGGAAGGAGCGGGGGACGGTGAACGCTTACGCGCCCATCCTCGTGCTGGGAGGCATCGCGGCCGGCTTCGCGGTCTTCTCCGTTTTCATGGCCTCGATCATCGGGCCGAAACGGTACAACCGGGCCAAGTTGGAAGCCTACGAGTGCGGCATCGAGCCGACGCCCCAGCCGGCCGGCGGCGGTCGCTTCCCGATCAAGTACTACCTGACGGCGATGCTCTTCATCGTCTTCGACATCGAGATCGTCTTCCTCTATCCCTGGGCCGTCACCTTCGACCGGCTGGGGATGTTCGGGCTGGTGGAGATGCTCCTCTTCGTGCTGACCGTCTTCGTCGCCTACGCCTACGTGTGGCGTCGTGGCGGCCTCGAATGGGACTAGGAAACCGGGACTAGGGGACCGAAGGGGACTCAGGAGCCAACGCATGGGTATCGAAGAGAAACTGCCGAGCGGATTTCTGCTGACGTCGGTGGAGACCGCGGCGGGATGGGTACGTAAGGCGTCGGTTTTCCCGGCCACCTTCGGACTCGCCTGCTGCGCCATCGAGATGATGACGACAGGCGCCGGGCGCTACGACATGGCCCGGTTCGGCATGGAGGTCTTCCGCGGCTCGCCGCGGCAGGCCGACCTGATGATCGTGGCGGGCCGGGTCAGCCAGAAGATGGCGCCGGTGCTGCGGCAGGTCTACGACCAGATGCCGAACCCGAAGTGGGTCATCTCGATGGGCGTCTGCGCCTCCAGCGGCGGGATGTTCAACAACTACGCGATCGTCCAGGGCGTCGACCACGTCGTGCCCGTCGACATCTACCTGCCCGGCTGCCCGCCGCGGCCGGAGATGCTGCTCGACGCGATCCTCAAGCTGCACGAGAAGATCCAGCACGGCAAGCTCGGCGTGAACCGCGTGGAGGCCGCCCGCGAGGCGGAGGAAGCGGCTCTCAAGGCGCTCCCCACCATCGAGATGAAGGGGCTCCTGCGGTGACCACCCCGAACAACGGCACCCCGAAGAACGGCGCGGGCGACGGCGGCCCGCCCGGCGGCGCCCCCGCCGGTCTGCCCGGCCGGCGCGACGAGGGCGCCGGCGAGGTCATCGGCGTCCGCCACGGCATGTTCGGCGGCTCCGGCGAGCACGGCGCCGGCGACACCTCCGGCTACGGCGGCCTGGTCCGCACGGTCCGGCTGCCCGGCGCCGGCAGCCGCCCGTACGGCGGTCCCCGCGGTGAGACCGGCGAAGGGCCCTTCGACGAGATCGCCGACGAACTCGAGGGCGCCCTGGAGGAGCAGGGCCTGCCGCCGGCCGAGGCGATCGAGAAGACCGTGGTGGACCGCGGCGAACTCACCTTCCACATCGCCCGCGAGCACCTGGTCCGGGTGGCCAGGACCCTGCGCGACGACCCGGCGCTGCGCTTCGAGCTGTGTACCGGCGTCAGCGGGGTGCACTACCCCGGTGACCAGGGCCGCGAGCTGCACGCCGTCTACCACCTGCGCTCGATCACCCACACCCGGCTGATCCGGCTTGAGGTCGGCGTCCCCGACACCGACCCGCACGTCCCGTCGCTGGTCCCGGTCTACCCGACCAACGACTGGCACGAGCGGGAGACGTACGACTTCTTCGGGATCGTCTTCGACGGCCACCCGGCCCTCACCCGGATCATGATGCCGGACGACTGGCCGGGCCACCCGCAGCGCAAGGACTACCCGCTCGGCGGCATCCCCGTCGAGTACAAGGGCGCCCAGATCCCGGCTCCCGACCAGCGGAGGTCGTACAGCTGATGAGCAGCACACACAGCACTCCCCACGCGCCCGCCCAGGCCGAGGAGCGGGAGACCACCGAAGGCCGGGTCTTCACCGTCACCGGCGGCGACTGGGACGAGCTGGCCGAGTCCGTCGCCAAGGCCGACGACGAGCGGATCATCGTCAACATGGGGCCGCAGCACCCGTCCACTCACGGCGTGCTCCGGCTGATCCTGGAGATCGACGGCGAGACGGTCACCGAGGCGCGCTCCGGCATCGGGTACCTGCACACCGGCATCGAGAAGAACATGGAGTTCAGGACCTGGGTCCAGGGCTCCACCTTCGTGACCCGGATGGACTACCTGACGCCGCTGTTCAACGAGACCGCGTACTGCCTGGCCGTCGAGAAGCTGCTCGGCATCACCGACCAGGTTCCGGACCGGGCCACCGTCATCCGGGTGCTGATGATGGAGCTCAACCGGATCTCCTCGCACCTGGTCGCCGTCGCCACCGGCGGCATGGAGCTGGGCGCCACCACGATCATGATCTACGGCTTCCGCGACCGCGAGATGATCCTCGACATCTTCGAACTGGTCACCGGCCTGCGGATGAACCACGCCTACATCCGGGTCGGCGGCCTCGCCCAGGACCTGCCGCCCGGCGCGGTCGACCAGGTGCGGGAGTTCGTGAAGAAGTTCCGCAGGAACCTGCCGGAGTACGACAAGCTCGCCACCGGCAACCCGATCTTCAAGGGACGGATGCAGGACGTCGGCTACCTGGACCTGACCGGCTGCATGGCGCTCGGCGCCACCGGACCGATCCTGCGCGCCGCCGGACTGCCGTACGACCTGCGCAAGGCCGACCCGTACTGCGGCTACGAGACCTACGACTTCGACATCCCGACCGCCGACAGCTGCGACTCCTACGGCCGCTTCACCGTCCGGCTGCAGGAGATGCGCGAGAGCCTGCGGATCGTCGAGCAGTGCCTGGACCGGCTGGCGCCGGGACCGGTGATGGTCGAGGACAAGAAGATCGCCTGGCCCGCGCAGCTCGCGCTCGGCCCCGACGGCCTCGGCAACTCCCTGGACCACATCAAGAAGATCATGGGCACCTCGATGGAGGCCCTGATCCACCACTTCAAGCTCGTCACCGAGGGCTTCCGGGTGCCGGCCGGCCAGGCGTACACCGCGGTGGAGTCGGCCAAGGGCGAGCTGGGCGTGCACGTGGTCAGCGACGGCGGCACCCGCCCGTACCGGGTCCACTTCCGCGACCCCTCCTTCACCAACCTGCAGACCATGGCGGCGATGTGCGAAGGCGGCCAGGTCGCCGACGTCATCGTCGCGGTGGCGTCCATCGACCCCGTGATGGGAGGTGTCGACCGATGACAGAAGTCGCCCTGGGCCTTCCGCAGCTGCCCGCGCCCGACTTCCCGGCCGACGTCCGGGCCCGGCTGGAGACCGACGCCAAGGAGGTGATCGCCCGCTATCCCGGCTCGCGCAGCGCCCTGCTGCCGCTGCTGCACCTGGTGCAGTCCGAGGAGGGGTACGTCTCCCGCACCGGCATCCGCTTCTGCGCCGAGCTGCTGGACCTCACCACCGCCGAGGTCACCGCGGTCGCGACCTTCTACACCATGTACCGCCGCAAGCCCTCGGGCGACTACCAGGTCGGCGTCTGCACCAACACGCTGTGCGCCGTCATGGGCGGTGACGCCATCTTCGACGAGCTCAAGCAGTACCTCGGCGTCGGCAACGACGAGACCACCGCGGACGGCAAGGTCACCCTCGAACACATCGAGTGCAACGCGGCCTGCGACTTCGCCCCGGTGGTGATGGTCAACTGGGAGTTCTTCGACAACCAGGACCCGCAGTCGGCCAAGCAGCTGGTGGACGACCTGATCGCCGGCCGCGAGGTCCGCCCGACCCGCGGCGCGCCGCTGTGCACGTACAAGGAGACCGCCCGCATTCTGGCCGGCTTCCCCGACCAGCGGCCCGGCGCCAACGACGCCACCGGCGGCGCCGGCCCGGCCTCGCTGGCCGGCCTCAGGCTGCACCGCGGCGACGGGGCGCCGGCCAAGGTCGTCGGCCAGCGCGCCGAGCCGCCCGCCGAGGACGCCGGCACGTACGCCACGCCGACCTCCCCGTCGCCCGCCCAGCACCTCAGCTCGCACGACGCGCCGCTGCCGACCGCCGAGTCCGCCCCGGCCCACCCCGCGGACCCGGTGGCAGACAACTCCGCCGCCGACCGGAACGCCGCGAACGGCACCGGCCGGAACGGCACCGAGGAGGAGAGCGAGTGATGACCGCGGAACCGGCCGAGAAGCTGCTCGCACCCGTACTGTCGGCGTTCTGGGACGACCCGCGGTCATGGACGCTGGACACCTACCGCAGGCACGAGGGCTACGAGGCCCTCACCAAGGCGCTCGCCATGGCGCCCGACGACCTGATCGCGTACGTCAAGGACTCCGGACTGCGCGGCCGCGGCGGCGCCGGCTTCCCCACCGGGATGAAGTGGCAGTTCATCCCGCAGGGCGACGGCAAACCGCACTACCTCGTCGTCAACGCCGACGAGTCCGAGCCCGGGACCTGCAAGGACATCCCGCTGCTCTTCGCCAACCCGCACGCGCTGATCGAAGGCATCGTGATCGCCTGCTACGCGATCCGCTCCCACCACGCCTTCATCTATCTCCGCGGTGAGGTGGTGCCCGTGCTGCGCCGGCTGCACGAGGCGGTACGCGAGGCGTACGAGGCCGGATACCTCGGCGAGAACATCAACGGCAGCGGCTTCGACCTGGAACTCACCGTGCACGCCGGCGCCGGCGCGTACATCTGCGGTGAGGAGACCGCGCTGCTGGACTCCCTGGAGGGCCGGCGCGGCCAGCCGAGGCTGCGGCCGCCGTTCCCCGCGGTGGAGGGGCTCTACGCCTGCCCCACCGTGGTGAACAACGTGGAGTCGATCGCGTCGGTTCCCGCGATCATCCAGCGCGGCAAGGAGTGGTTCAAGTCGATGGGCAGCGAGAAGTCCCCGGGCTTCACGCTGTACTCGCTGTCCGGCCACGTCGCCCGCCCCGGCCAGTACGAGGCGCCGCTCGGCATCACGCTGCGGCAGCTGCTCGACCTGAGCGGCGGGATCCGGCCGGGCCACCGGCTGAAGTTCTGGACCCCGGGCGGCTCCTCCACCCCAATGTTCACCGACGAGCACCTGGACGTGCCGCTGGACTACGAGGGGGTCGGCGCGGCCGGCTCCATGCTCGGCACCAAGGCGCTGCAGTGCTTCGACGAGACGACGTGCGTGGTGCGGGCCGTCACCCGGTGGACCGAGTTCTACGCCCACGAGTCGTGCGGCAAGTGCACGCCGTGCCGCGAGGGCACCTACTGGCTGGTCCAGCTGCTGCGCGACATCGAGGCCGGCAAGGGCCGGCCCGAAGACCTCGACAAGCTCAACGACATCGCCGACAACATCAACGGCAAGTCCTTCTGCGCGCTCGGCGACGGAGCCGCCGCCCCGATCTTCTCCTCGCTCAAGTACTTCCGCGCGGAGTACGAGGAGCACATCGAGCACAAGGGCTGCCCCTTCGACCCGGCCCGCTCCACCGCCTGGGCCGACAAGTCCCGTACGGAGGCCCTCGCGTGACCGTCACTACCAGCGCACCCTCCGGAGGAGCGGCGGCCGTGCCGCCGGAGAACCTGATCGCCGTCACCATCGACGGCATCGGGATCTCCGTCCCCAAGGGCACCCTTGTCATCCGGGCCGCCGAGATGCTCGGCATCGAGGTACCGCGGTTCTGCGACCACCCGCTGCTCGACCCGGTGGGCGCCTGCCGCCAGTGCATCGTCGAGATCGAGGGCCAGCGCAAGCCCGTCGCGTCCTGCACCATCACCTGCACCGACGGCATGGTGATCTCCACCCAGCTCTCCTCGCCGGTCGCCCGGAAGGCGCAGCGCGGCGTGATGGAGCTGCTGCTGATCAACCACCCGTTGGACTGCCCGGTCTGCGACAAGGGCGGCGAGTGCCCGCTGCAGAACCAGGCGATGCAGGTCGGCGAGCCGGACACCCGGTTCCAGGGCCGCAAGCGCACCTACGACAAGCCGGTGCCGATCTCGGCGCAGGTGCTGCTGGACCGCGAGCGGTGCGTGCTGTGCGCGCGCTGCACCCGCTTCAGCCAGCAGATCGCCGGCGACCCGATGATCGAACTGCTGGAGCGCGGCGCGCTGGAGCAGGTCGGCACCGGCGCCGGCGACCCGTTCCAGTCGTACTTCTCCGGCAACACCATCCAGATCTGCCCGGTGGGCGCGCTCACCTCCGCCGCGTACCGCTTCCGCTCCCGGCCGTTCGACCTGGTGTCGTCGCCGTCGGTGTGCGAGCACTGCGCCGGCGGCTGCGCCACCCGGACCGACCACCGGCGCGGCAAGGTGATGCGGCGGCTGGCCGGCAACGACCCGGAGGTCAACGAGGAGTGGCTGTGCGACAAGGGCCGCTTCGGCTTCCGGTACGCGCAGCGGCCCGACCGGATCAGCCACCCGCTGGTCCGCGGCGCCGACGGTGAACTGGCCGCCGCCAGCTGGCCCGAGGCGCTGGCCGCAGCCGCCGCCGGGCTGACCGCGGCGGCCGGCCGGGCGGCGGTGCTGACCGGCGGCCGGCTCACCGTCGAGGACTCCTACGCCTACGCCAAGTTCGCCCGGGTGGTGCTCGGCACCAACGACGTGGACTTCCGGGCCCGCGCGCACTCCGCCGAGGAGGCCGCCTTCCTGGCCGCCCGGGTGGCCGGCCGCGGCCACGACCTGGACCGCTCCGGCATCACCAACCGGCTGCTGGAGAAGGCGCCGACCGTCCTGCTGGCCGGCCTGGAGGCCGAGGAGGAGGCCCCCGGGGTCTTCCTGCGGCTGCGCAAGGCGTACCGCAAGTTCAAGCAGCAGACGTACGCGCTTGCCACCCACGCCAGCCGCGGCCTGGACAAGGCGGGCGGCATCCTGCTGCCGGCCGCGCCCGGCACCGAACCGGAGTGGCTGGACGCGCTGGCGGGCGGGGTCGGTCTGGACGAGGCCGGCCGGCTGGCCGCCGCGGCGCTGCGCGCCGAGGGCTCGGTCATCCTGGTCGGCGAGCGGCTGGCCGCCGTGCCCGGCGGGCTGACCGCCGCGATCCGGCTGGCCGCGGCCACCGGCGCCGAGCTGGCGTGGATCCCGCGCCGGGCCGGCGAGCGCGGCGCGGTCGAGGCCGGCGCGCTGCCCGGACTGCTGCCCGGCGGCCGGCCGGTCACCGACCCGCGGGGCCGCGAGGAGGTGGCCGCGATCTGGGGCGTAACCGCGCTGCCCACCCGCGCGGGCCGCGACACCGACCAGATCATCGCCGCGGCGGCGGACGGCGGACTCGCCGCGCTCGTCGTCGGCGGCGTCGAGGTCGCCGACCTGCCCGACCCGGCGCTGGCCCGCCGGGCGCTGGACGCGGTGGGCTTCCTGGTCAGCCTGGAGCAGCGGCCCAGCGAGGTCACCGAGCGCGCCGACGTGGTACTCCCGGTCGCCGCGGTGGCCGAGAAGTCCGGCGCGTTCCTCAACTGGGAGGGCCGGCTGCGGCTGTTCGAGGCCGCGATCAAGCCGGACCAGGCCACCACCCGGCACCAGCTGCCGGACGCCCGGGTGCTGACCATGCTCGCCGACGCCCTCGATGTGTCGCTGGGCCTGGCCGAGGTCCGGCAGGCGCGCGCCGAACTCGACCGGCTCTCCGGCTGGTCGGGCACGTACGGCACCCCGCCGGCCGAGACGTCCGTGGCGCTGCCGCGGCCCGAAGCGGGCCAGGCGGTGCTCGCCGGCCACCGGCTGCTGCTCGACCAGGGCCGGCTCCAGGACGGCGACGAGGCCCTGGCCGCCACCCGGCACGCCGCGGTGGCCCGGCTGTCGGCCGCGACCGCGGCGGAGGCGGGCCTGGCGGCGGGCGACCCGGTACGGGTCACCGGACCGGCCGGCACGGTCACGCTGCCTCTGGTGGTCACCCCGATGCCTAACCGGGTGGTCTGGGTGCCGCTCAACTCCGTCTCGGGCGGCGTGGCGTCCGACACCGGCGTCCGCCCCGGCCAGGTCGTCGGCATCGGCCCGGAGGTGGCCGAATGAACGCGACGAGCCGTGGAGCCGGGACGAACCGGACGAGCCAGACGAGCCGGATGGACAGCCCGACGTCGGCTCGCCGCCGCTGGGCCGGCCGGCCGCGGCCGAGCTCCGCCGCGGCGGAAAAGTGTGCGGAGGCACAGTCATGAGCGCATCGCTCGCGGCCACCACCGAGAACCTGTCGTTCTTCGGGACCGACACCTGGTGGCTGATCCTCATCAAGGCAGTGTTCTGCTTCGCCTTCGCGATGCTGACCGTGCTGTTCTCCATCGTGTGGGAGCGCAAGGTCGTCGCCTGGATGCAGCTGCGCATCGGCCCCAACCGGCACGGGCCCTGGGGCATGCTCCAGTCGCTCGCCGACGGCGTCAAGCTGATGCTGAAGGAAGACCTCGTCGTCAAGCGCGCGGACAAGGTGGTGTTCATCCTCGCGCCGGTCGTCGCGGCGATCCCGGCCTTCATGTCGTTCGCGGTGATCCCCTTCGGCCCCGCCGACAACGAGGTGTCCGTCTTCGGACAGCGCACCGCGCTGCAGCTCACCGACCTGCCGATCGGCATCCTGTTCATCCTGGCCACGGCCTCGGTCGGCATCTACGGCATCGTGCTCGCCGGCTGGTCGTCCGGCTCCACGTACCCGCTGCTCGGCGGCCTGCGCGCGTCCGCCCAGATGATCTCCTACGAGATCGCGATGGGCCTGTCCTTCGCGGCGGTCTTCCTCTACTCCGGCTCGATGTCCACCTCGACCATCGTCGAGGCCCAGCACGACCGCTGGTACGTCATCCTGCTGCCGGTGTCGTTCGTCATCTACATCTTCACGATGATCGGCGAGACCAACCGCGCCCCCTTCGACATGCCCGAGTCCGAGGGCGACCTGGTCGGCGGCTTCAACACCGAGTACAGCTCGATCAAGTTCGCGCTGTTCATGCTGGCCGAGTACGTCAACATGGTGACCGTCTCGGCGGTGGCCACCACCCTCTTCCTCGGCGGCTGGCGCGCGCCCTGGCCGATCTCCACCTTCTGGGAGGGCGCGAACCACGGCTGGTGGCCGATGCTCTGGTTCGTCGTCAAGGTCCAGCTGCTGCTGTTCTTCTTCATCTGGCTGCGCGGCACCCTGCCCCGGGTCCGCTACGACCAGCTGATGAAGCTCGGCTGGAAGGTGCTGATCCCGGTCTCCATGGTCTGGCTGATGCTGGTGGCCGCGGTCCGCGCGATGCGCAACGAGAACTACGACTTCACCAGGATCGTGCTCTACATCGGCGGCGCGGTCCTCGCGCTGCTGCTGATCTCGCTGCTGGTGGACCTGTTCCGGGACCGCGGGGACAAGCCGCAGACCGGCGGCCCGCTCGCGCCACCGCAGCGGTTCGACCCGATGGCCGGCGGCTATCCCGTGCCGCCGCTGCCGGGACAACAGGCGGAGCGGGTACCGCGCCGCCCCAGCCGGGCACAGCCCCAACTCGTCGGCGCGCCCGGACCGTCGGGCGCGGACGACGCCCAGACGGACAAGAAGGAGGACGGCGATGCCTGAGTTCCTCGGCCCGGTCGCAGGCTTCGGCGTGACCTTCAAGGCCATGTTCAAGAAGCGGCTCACCGAGCAGTACCCGGAGTACAAGAAGCCGACCGCACCGCGCTTCCACGGCCGCCACCAGCTCAACCGGCACCCGGACGGCCTGGAGAAGTGCGTCGGCTGCGAACTGTGCGCCTGGGCCTGCCCGGCGGACGCGATCTACGTGGAGGGCGCGGACAACACCGACGAGGAGCGCTACTCCCCGGGTGAGCGCTACGGCCGCGTCTACCAGATCAACTACGCGCGCTGCATCCTGTGCGGCCTGTGCATCGAGGCGTGCCCGACCAGGGCGCTCACCATGACCAACGAGTACGAGCTCGCCGACCGGACCCGCGAGTCGCTGATCTTCACCAAGGAGCAGCTGCTGGCCGGCCTCGAGGAGGGCATGGTCGAGTCGCCGCACTCGATCTTCCCGGGCATGGACGAGGGCGACTACTACCGCGGCGCGGTCACCGAGGCGGCGCCCGGCACCGTACGGCAGGTGGCGGTCTCCAAGGGCGAGACGCCGGAGCCGGCGGAGGCGCCCGAGGAGAGCGCGGCCACCGAGGCGCCCGAGGTCGTCCCGGCGCCCGGCGGGTCGCAGCCGGCCGGAACGGGGGCCGAGGTATGAGCGCCCTCGCCGCCGCCGCGTCGCAGACCTCTACCGGCGAGGCCGTCCAGTTCTGGGTGCTCGGCACCGTCGCCGTCATCGGCGCGCTCGGCACCGTCCTGATGAAGAAGTCGGTGCACAGCGCCCTGTCGCTGGCCGGCACCATGATCGTGCTCGCGGTGTTCTACCTCGCCCAGGGCGCGTACTTCCTGGGCATCGTGCAGATCGTCGTCTACACCGGCGCGATCATGATGCTGTTCCTCTTCGTGGTCATGCTGGTCGGCATCACCGCCGCCGACTCCCTCAAGGAGACGCTCAAGGGCCAGCGCTGGATGGCCGCGATCTGCGGCCTCGGCTTCGGCATCCTGCTGATCGCCGGCATCGCCAACGCCTCGCTGGACACCTTCGCCGGCACCGGGCAGGCCGACGCCGCCGGCGGCGGCAACGTCCAGGGCCTGGCCAAGCTGGTCTTCACCCAGTACGTGTGGGCGTTCGAGATCACCGGCGCGCTGCTGATCACCGCGGCGATCGGCGCGATGGTGCTCACCCACCGGGAGCGCACCGAGGAACGCAGCACCCAGCGCCAGCTGTCCGAGGCGCGGGTGCGGGCCGGCCTCCAGGTCACCCCGCTGCCCGCGCCCGGCACCTACGCCCGGCACAACGCGGTCGACATCCCCGGCCTGCTGCCCGACGGCACCGTCTCCGAGCTGTCGGTCAGCTCCACGCTGCGCGAGCGCGGCCAGATCCGCGACGTGTCCGGTGACGCGATGCGGCGGCTGGCGGCGCTGGAGCAGCGTTCCGAGGAGTGGCTGGAGCGCGACGAGCCGGAACGCCCGGTGCTGCCGGTCCGCGAGGACACCGACCGGGCCGCCGAGCGGATCCGCGACGCCGACCGCGCCGAGAGGGGTGCCAAGTGAATCCGGCCAACTACCTGTACCTGGCCGCGCTGCTGTTCACCATCGGCGCCGCCGGGGTGCTGGTCCGGCGCAACGCGATCGTGGTCTTCATGTGCGTCGAGCTGATGCTGAACGCGTGCAACCTGGCGTTCGTCACCTTCTCGCGGCTGCACGGCAACCTGGGCGGCCAGGTGATCGCCTTCTTCACGATGGTCGTCGCCGCAGCCGAGGTCGTGGTCGGCCTGGCGATCATCGTGTCGATCTTCCGTTCCCGCCACTCGGCCTCGGTCGACGACGCCAATCTGATGAAGCTGTAGAGGGGCTGCGACAGTGGAAACCCTGATCGGACTGGTGGTCGCGGCACCGCTGCTCGGCGCGGCCGTCCTACTGACCGGCGGCCGGCGGCTGGACCGGGCCG
Coding sequences within it:
- a CDS encoding NADH-quinone oxidoreductase subunit A; translated protein: MNAYAPILVLGGIAAGFAVFSVFMASIIGPKRYNRAKLEAYECGIEPTPQPAGGGRFPIKYYLTAMLFIVFDIEIVFLYPWAVTFDRLGMFGLVEMLLFVLTVFVAYAYVWRRGGLEWD
- a CDS encoding NuoB/complex I 20 kDa subunit family protein, producing MGIEEKLPSGFLLTSVETAAGWVRKASVFPATFGLACCAIEMMTTGAGRYDMARFGMEVFRGSPRQADLMIVAGRVSQKMAPVLRQVYDQMPNPKWVISMGVCASSGGMFNNYAIVQGVDHVVPVDIYLPGCPPRPEMLLDAILKLHEKIQHGKLGVNRVEAAREAEEAALKALPTIEMKGLLR
- a CDS encoding NADH-quinone oxidoreductase subunit C — protein: MPGRRDEGAGEVIGVRHGMFGGSGEHGAGDTSGYGGLVRTVRLPGAGSRPYGGPRGETGEGPFDEIADELEGALEEQGLPPAEAIEKTVVDRGELTFHIAREHLVRVARTLRDDPALRFELCTGVSGVHYPGDQGRELHAVYHLRSITHTRLIRLEVGVPDTDPHVPSLVPVYPTNDWHERETYDFFGIVFDGHPALTRIMMPDDWPGHPQRKDYPLGGIPVEYKGAQIPAPDQRRSYS
- a CDS encoding NADH-quinone oxidoreductase subunit D, yielding MSSTHSTPHAPAQAEERETTEGRVFTVTGGDWDELAESVAKADDERIIVNMGPQHPSTHGVLRLILEIDGETVTEARSGIGYLHTGIEKNMEFRTWVQGSTFVTRMDYLTPLFNETAYCLAVEKLLGITDQVPDRATVIRVLMMELNRISSHLVAVATGGMELGATTIMIYGFRDREMILDIFELVTGLRMNHAYIRVGGLAQDLPPGAVDQVREFVKKFRRNLPEYDKLATGNPIFKGRMQDVGYLDLTGCMALGATGPILRAAGLPYDLRKADPYCGYETYDFDIPTADSCDSYGRFTVRLQEMRESLRIVEQCLDRLAPGPVMVEDKKIAWPAQLALGPDGLGNSLDHIKKIMGTSMEALIHHFKLVTEGFRVPAGQAYTAVESAKGELGVHVVSDGGTRPYRVHFRDPSFTNLQTMAAMCEGGQVADVIVAVASIDPVMGGVDR
- the nuoE gene encoding NADH-quinone oxidoreductase subunit NuoE translates to MTEVALGLPQLPAPDFPADVRARLETDAKEVIARYPGSRSALLPLLHLVQSEEGYVSRTGIRFCAELLDLTTAEVTAVATFYTMYRRKPSGDYQVGVCTNTLCAVMGGDAIFDELKQYLGVGNDETTADGKVTLEHIECNAACDFAPVVMVNWEFFDNQDPQSAKQLVDDLIAGREVRPTRGAPLCTYKETARILAGFPDQRPGANDATGGAGPASLAGLRLHRGDGAPAKVVGQRAEPPAEDAGTYATPTSPSPAQHLSSHDAPLPTAESAPAHPADPVADNSAADRNAANGTGRNGTEEESE
- the nuoF gene encoding NADH-quinone oxidoreductase subunit NuoF, producing the protein MTAEPAEKLLAPVLSAFWDDPRSWTLDTYRRHEGYEALTKALAMAPDDLIAYVKDSGLRGRGGAGFPTGMKWQFIPQGDGKPHYLVVNADESEPGTCKDIPLLFANPHALIEGIVIACYAIRSHHAFIYLRGEVVPVLRRLHEAVREAYEAGYLGENINGSGFDLELTVHAGAGAYICGEETALLDSLEGRRGQPRLRPPFPAVEGLYACPTVVNNVESIASVPAIIQRGKEWFKSMGSEKSPGFTLYSLSGHVARPGQYEAPLGITLRQLLDLSGGIRPGHRLKFWTPGGSSTPMFTDEHLDVPLDYEGVGAAGSMLGTKALQCFDETTCVVRAVTRWTEFYAHESCGKCTPCREGTYWLVQLLRDIEAGKGRPEDLDKLNDIADNINGKSFCALGDGAAAPIFSSLKYFRAEYEEHIEHKGCPFDPARSTAWADKSRTEALA
- a CDS encoding NADH-quinone oxidoreductase subunit G, yielding MTVTTSAPSGGAAAVPPENLIAVTIDGIGISVPKGTLVIRAAEMLGIEVPRFCDHPLLDPVGACRQCIVEIEGQRKPVASCTITCTDGMVISTQLSSPVARKAQRGVMELLLINHPLDCPVCDKGGECPLQNQAMQVGEPDTRFQGRKRTYDKPVPISAQVLLDRERCVLCARCTRFSQQIAGDPMIELLERGALEQVGTGAGDPFQSYFSGNTIQICPVGALTSAAYRFRSRPFDLVSSPSVCEHCAGGCATRTDHRRGKVMRRLAGNDPEVNEEWLCDKGRFGFRYAQRPDRISHPLVRGADGELAAASWPEALAAAAAGLTAAAGRAAVLTGGRLTVEDSYAYAKFARVVLGTNDVDFRARAHSAEEAAFLAARVAGRGHDLDRSGITNRLLEKAPTVLLAGLEAEEEAPGVFLRLRKAYRKFKQQTYALATHASRGLDKAGGILLPAAPGTEPEWLDALAGGVGLDEAGRLAAAALRAEGSVILVGERLAAVPGGLTAAIRLAAATGAELAWIPRRAGERGAVEAGALPGLLPGGRPVTDPRGREEVAAIWGVTALPTRAGRDTDQIIAAAADGGLAALVVGGVEVADLPDPALARRALDAVGFLVSLEQRPSEVTERADVVLPVAAVAEKSGAFLNWEGRLRLFEAAIKPDQATTRHQLPDARVLTMLADALDVSLGLAEVRQARAELDRLSGWSGTYGTPPAETSVALPRPEAGQAVLAGHRLLLDQGRLQDGDEALAATRHAAVARLSAATAAEAGLAAGDPVRVTGPAGTVTLPLVVTPMPNRVVWVPLNSVSGGVASDTGVRPGQVVGIGPEVAE
- the nuoH gene encoding NADH-quinone oxidoreductase subunit NuoH — protein: MSASLAATTENLSFFGTDTWWLILIKAVFCFAFAMLTVLFSIVWERKVVAWMQLRIGPNRHGPWGMLQSLADGVKLMLKEDLVVKRADKVVFILAPVVAAIPAFMSFAVIPFGPADNEVSVFGQRTALQLTDLPIGILFILATASVGIYGIVLAGWSSGSTYPLLGGLRASAQMISYEIAMGLSFAAVFLYSGSMSTSTIVEAQHDRWYVILLPVSFVIYIFTMIGETNRAPFDMPESEGDLVGGFNTEYSSIKFALFMLAEYVNMVTVSAVATTLFLGGWRAPWPISTFWEGANHGWWPMLWFVVKVQLLLFFFIWLRGTLPRVRYDQLMKLGWKVLIPVSMVWLMLVAAVRAMRNENYDFTRIVLYIGGAVLALLLISLLVDLFRDRGDKPQTGGPLAPPQRFDPMAGGYPVPPLPGQQAERVPRRPSRAQPQLVGAPGPSGADDAQTDKKEDGDA